In Numida meleagris isolate 19003 breed g44 Domestic line chromosome 18, NumMel1.0, whole genome shotgun sequence, one DNA window encodes the following:
- the LOC110407590 gene encoding septin-4-like isoform X3 yields the protein MIKRFLKEDSEEAELTQFLRDCPPADSPYKVEPTEGRRDPGHPLCGRAPSEEPADEHNTQSFSRPRPLDPQQLIMAPPPPSPSRPRSPWGQLDPYDSSEDDKEYVGFATLPNQVHRKSVKKGFDFTLMVAGESGLGKSTLVNSLFLTDMYRDRKLLNAEERITQTVEITKHVVDIEEKGVKLRLTIVDTPGFGDAVNNTECWKPVADYIDQQFEQYFRDESGLNRKNIQDNRVHCCIYFISPFGHGLRPLDVEFMRALHQRVNIVPVLAKADTLTPAEVERMKNKIREEIDHYGIRIYQFPECDSDEDEEFKLQDQALKESIPFAVIGSNTVVEAKGRRVRGRLYPWGIVEVENPSHCDFVKLRTMLVRTHMQDLKDVTRETHYENYRTQCIQSMTRMVVKERNRNKLTRESGTDFPIPVIPPVPDSETEKLIREKDEELRRMQEMLQKIQKQMKDSH from the exons ATG ATCAAGCGCTTCCTGAAGGAGGACTCAGAAGAGGCTGAGCTCACCCAGTTCCTCAGGGACTGCCCTCCTGCTGACAGCCCCTACAAAGTGGAGCCCACGGAGGGCCGGCGGGACCCCGGCCACCCCCTCTGCGGGAGGGCCCCCAGCGAGGAGCCAGCCGATGAGCACAACACGCAGTCCTTCTCTCGCCCCCGGCCCCTGGACCCCCAGCAGCTCATCATGGCCCCCCCGCCGCCCAGCCCCTCACGGCCGCGCAGCCCCTGGGGGCAGCTGGACCCCTATGACTCCTCCGAG GATGACAAGGAGTACGTGGGCTTTGCCACGCTTCCCAACCAGGTCCATCGCAAGTCAGTGAAGAAGGGCTTTGACTTCACACTGATGGTGGCAG GGGAATCCGGGCTGGGCAAATCCACTCTCGTCAACAGCCTCTTCCTGACAGACATGTACAGGGACCGCAAGCTCCTCAATGCTGAAG agcGCATCACGCAGACGGTGGAGATCACCAAGCACGTGGTGGATATTGAGGAGAAGGGCGTTAAGCTGCGCCTGACCATCGTGGACACGCCAGGCTTCGGTGATGCTGTCAACAACACTGAGTG CTGGAAGCCGGTGGCTGACTACATCGACCAGCAGTTTGAGCAGTACTTCCGCGACGAGAGCGGCCTCAACCGCAAAAACATCCAGGACAACCGTGTACACTGCTGCATCTACTTCATCTCGCCCTTCGGCCACGG CCTCCGGCCCCTGGACGTGGAGTTCATGCGGGCACTGCACCAGCGCGTGAACATCGTGCCCGTGCTGGCCAAGGCCGACACCTTGACGCCTGCTGAGGTGGAGCGCATGAAGAACAAG ATCCGGGAGGAGATTGACCACTATGGGATCCGCATCTATCAGTTCCCCGAGTGCGACTCGGATGAGGATGAGGAGTTCAAGCTGCAGGACCAGGCGCTGAAG GAGAGCATCCCCTTTGCTGTCATCGGCAGCAATACAGTGGTGGAGGCCAAGGGACGGCGTGTCCGTGGACGGCTCTACCCCTGGGGCATCGTGGAAG TGGAGAATCCGTCTCACTGTGACTTTGTGAAGCTGCGCACCATGCTGGTGAGGACCCACATGCAGGACCTGAAGGACGTGACACGTGAGACACACTATGAGAACTACCGCACTCAGTGCATCCAGAGCATGACCCGCATGGTGGTGAAGGAGAGGAACCGCAA CAAGCTGACACGGGAGAGCGGGACGGATTTCCCCATCCCTGTCATCCCCCCGGTGCCGGACTCGGAAACGGAGAAGCTCATCCGGGAGAAGGATGAAGAG CTGCGACGGatgcaggagatgctgcagaagaTCCAGAAGCAAATGAAGGACTCCCACTaa
- the LOC110407590 gene encoding uncharacterized protein LOC110407590 isoform X2 has translation MAPNPLLPPDSVTLQRPSATIPQPGSKVPMSSRVPELPHGLQDRLGQGQPVPSGRLLVALHHPLGDRQLTVGSRLQPGAGQGQSGGPSVTFTLSGLSRAESPSRGCPLHGTQEATAILKEQMTQTEPCKVALSHRVDAGTQLLRAPCATCPIICTPSPPPPRSPITNPKAPRRALRLLGDKSISQWNQDPMEPGSLSLQPPPAQPGKEQNECLCVLHRMAKQLHRGAETEAALRHPAPSRPSPPTRDTGTQTGTVPVYPHPAPRSLAATCACCPQHSPAIPSSWNARINRALPKPGPSSAWWPLLHPEHPVTPRPVSPVMEPSTSKSGSLKADAITDVLTGRGGFSEDVAPCDRAPATALQQDNSSKSFVCGADGGDEVDTESVAAKLKTTFLDMTDKGHANILWTLKAEEIKRFLKEDSEEAELTQFLRDCPPADSPYKVEPTEGRRDPGHPLCGRAPSEEPADEHNTQSFSRPRPLDPQQLIMAPPPPSPSRPRSPWGQLDPYDSSEDDKEYVGFATLPNQVHRKSVKKGFDFTLMVAGESGLGKSTLVNSLFLTDMYRDRKLLNAEERITQTVEITKHVVDIEEKGVKLRLTIVDTPGFGDAVNNTECWKPVADYIDQQFEQYFRDESGLNRKNIQDNRVHCCIYFISPFGHGLRPLDVEFMRALHQRVNIVPVLAKADTLTPAEVERMKNKIREEIDHYGIRIYQFPECDSDEDEEFKLQDQALKESIPFAVIGSNTVVEAKGRRVRGRLYPWGIVEVENPSHCDFVKLRTMLVRTHMQDLKDVTRETHYENYRTQCIQSMTRMVVKERNRKRQPSALRLCCSDCSAD, from the exons atggCCCCGAACCCACTGCTGCCACCGGACAGTGTGACACTACAGAGGCCCTCAGCCACCATCCCCCAGCCCGGCAGCAAGGTCCCCATGTCATCCCGTGTCCCTGAGCTGCCCCACGGGCTGCAGGACAGGCTGGGCCAGGGGCAGCCGGTGCCATCAGGCCGCTTGCTGGTGGCCCTGCACCATCCCCTGGGTGACCGGCAGCTGACAGTGGGCAGTCGCCTGCAGCccggagcagggcaggggcagagcGGTGGCCCCTCGGTCACCTTCACACTAAGTGGCCTGTCCAGGGCAGAGTCACCAAGCAGAGGTTGCCCCCTGCACGGCACCCAGGAGGCCACAGCCATCCTTAAGGAGCAGATGACGCAGACGGAGCCCTGCAAGGTGGCTTTGTCCCACCGGGTTGATGCTGGGACCCAGCTGCTCCGAGCCCCCTGTGCCACCTGCCCCATCATCTGCACCCCCAGCCCGCCACCACCTCGCAGCCCCATCACCAACCCCAAAGCGCCCCGCAGAGCCCTGCGGCTCCTTGGGGACAAATCCATTTCCCAATGGAACCAGGACCCCATGGAGCCAGGCTCCttgtccctgcagccccctccaGCCCAGCCCGGCAAGGAGCAGAATGAGTGCCTGTGTGTGCTGCACCGCATGGCCAAGCAGCTGCACCGAGGGGCTGAGACAGAGGCGGCACTCCGGCACCCGGCACCTTCCCGGCCGTCACCTCCCACCAGGGACACAGGCACCCAGACCGGCACCGTGCCTGTGTACCCGCACCCCGCTCCCAGGTCCCTTGCAGCCACCTGTGCCTGttgtccccagcacagccctgctatCCCCTCATCTTGGAATGCCCGCATCAACAGGGCTCTGCCCAAGCCTGGTCCCAGCTCAGCTTGGTGGCCCCTGCTGCACCCGGAGCACCCTGTCACCCCGCGCCCCGTGTCCCCAGTGATGGAGCCAAGCACCTCCAAGAGCGGCTCTTTGAAGGCGGATGCCATCACAGATGTTCTGACGGGCAGAGGTGGCTTCAGCGAGGATGTGGCACCGTGTGACAGAGCTCCTGCCACCGCTCTGCAGCAGGACAACAGCTCCAAGAGCTTCGTCTGCGGCGCTGATGGTGGGGACGAGGTGGACACAGAGTCGGTGGCTGCCAAATTGAAGACCACTTTTTTGG ACATGACTGACAAGGGGCACGCCAACATCCTCTGGACCCTGAAAG CTGAGGAG ATCAAGCGCTTCCTGAAGGAGGACTCAGAAGAGGCTGAGCTCACCCAGTTCCTCAGGGACTGCCCTCCTGCTGACAGCCCCTACAAAGTGGAGCCCACGGAGGGCCGGCGGGACCCCGGCCACCCCCTCTGCGGGAGGGCCCCCAGCGAGGAGCCAGCCGATGAGCACAACACGCAGTCCTTCTCTCGCCCCCGGCCCCTGGACCCCCAGCAGCTCATCATGGCCCCCCCGCCGCCCAGCCCCTCACGGCCGCGCAGCCCCTGGGGGCAGCTGGACCCCTATGACTCCTCCGAG GATGACAAGGAGTACGTGGGCTTTGCCACGCTTCCCAACCAGGTCCATCGCAAGTCAGTGAAGAAGGGCTTTGACTTCACACTGATGGTGGCAG GGGAATCCGGGCTGGGCAAATCCACTCTCGTCAACAGCCTCTTCCTGACAGACATGTACAGGGACCGCAAGCTCCTCAATGCTGAAG agcGCATCACGCAGACGGTGGAGATCACCAAGCACGTGGTGGATATTGAGGAGAAGGGCGTTAAGCTGCGCCTGACCATCGTGGACACGCCAGGCTTCGGTGATGCTGTCAACAACACTGAGTG CTGGAAGCCGGTGGCTGACTACATCGACCAGCAGTTTGAGCAGTACTTCCGCGACGAGAGCGGCCTCAACCGCAAAAACATCCAGGACAACCGTGTACACTGCTGCATCTACTTCATCTCGCCCTTCGGCCACGG CCTCCGGCCCCTGGACGTGGAGTTCATGCGGGCACTGCACCAGCGCGTGAACATCGTGCCCGTGCTGGCCAAGGCCGACACCTTGACGCCTGCTGAGGTGGAGCGCATGAAGAACAAG ATCCGGGAGGAGATTGACCACTATGGGATCCGCATCTATCAGTTCCCCGAGTGCGACTCGGATGAGGATGAGGAGTTCAAGCTGCAGGACCAGGCGCTGAAG GAGAGCATCCCCTTTGCTGTCATCGGCAGCAATACAGTGGTGGAGGCCAAGGGACGGCGTGTCCGTGGACGGCTCTACCCCTGGGGCATCGTGGAAG TGGAGAATCCGTCTCACTGTGACTTTGTGAAGCTGCGCACCATGCTGGTGAGGACCCACATGCAGGACCTGAAGGACGTGACACGTGAGACACACTATGAGAACTACCGCACTCAGTGCATCCAGAGCATGACCCGCATGGTGGTGAAGGAGAGGAACCGCAA GAGGCAGCCCTCGGCGCTGCGGCTGTGCTGCTCCGACTGCTCTGCAGACTGA
- the LIMK1 gene encoding LIM domain kinase 1, whose protein sequence is MLAAVLRKSRALSAGAKCGECGASLSHQYYEKDGRLYCKKDYWARFGELCHGCAEQITKGLVMVAGEQKYHPECFSCLNCRAFIGDGDTYALVERSKLYCGHCYYQMVVTPVIEQILPDSPGSRIPHTVTLVSIPACTDGKRGFSVSIDPHCSAQGCGAEHSRTVRVREVDPDCISPDVKNSIHVGDRILEINGTPIGHVPLDEIDLLIQETSRLLQLTIEHDPHEPLPRDSALPCSPLPDPHSPLRSPVPVPHGDLGNMCQRAVMRSCSTDKSPGSSSVGSPASQRKDIGRSESLRVVSRAHRIFRPSDLIHGEVLGKGCFGQAIKVTHRETGEVMVMKELIRFDEETQRTFLKEVKVMRCLEHPNVLKFIGVLYKEKRLNFITEYIKGGTLRGLIKSMDSHYPWSQRVSFAKDIAAGMAYLHSMNIIHRDLNSHNCLVRENKSVVVADFGLARLMVDEKNQPEHLQSLKKPDRKKRYTVVGNPYWMAPEMINGRSYDEKVDIFSFGIVLCEIIGRVSADPDYLPRTTDFGLNVRGFLERYCPPTCPPSFFPIAVCCCDLDPEKRPSFSKLEQWLETLRMHLDIRLPLSSQLEQLTCAFWETHRRGEGGLPPHPELPDTAPHLHPL, encoded by the exons atgctggcagctgtgctgaggaagAGCCGTGCCCTGAGCGCCGGAGCCAA GTGCGGTGAGTGCGGGGCCTCGCTGTCCCACCAGTACTACGAGAAGGATGGGCGGCTGTACTGCAAGAAGGACTACTGGGCGCGCTTCGGGGAGCTGTGCCACGGCTGCGCTGAGCAGATCACCAAGGGGCTGGTCATG GTGGCCGGGGAGCAGAAGTACCACCCCGAGTGCTTCAGCTGCCTCAACTGCCGCGCGTTCATCGGGGATGGGGACACCTATGCGCTGGTGGAGCGCTCCAAGCTGTACTG cgGGCATTGCTATTACCAGATGGTGGTGACGCCGGTCATCGAGCAGATCCTGCCTGACTCGCCAGGCTCCCGCATTCCACACACCGTCACCCTCGTCTCCATCCCCGCCTGCACCGACGGCAAGCGTGGCTTCTCCGTTTCCATTGACCCGCACTGCAGCGCCCAGGGCTGCGGCGCTGAGCACTCGCGCACCGTCCGCGTCCGAGA ggTGGACCCAGACTGCATCAGCCCTGATGTGAAGAACTCCATCCACGTGGGCGACCGCATCCTGGAGATCAATGGCACACCCATCGGCCACGTTCCACTGGACGAG ATCGACCTGCTGATCCAGGAGACCAGCCGCCTGCTGCAGCTGACCATTGAGCACGACCCCCACGAGCCCCTGCCCCGCGACTCAgcgctgccctgcagccccctgcctGACCCACACAGTCCCCTGCGCTCTCCAGTCCCCGTGCCCCATGGAGACCTTGGCAACATGTGCCAGCGTGCTGTCAT GAGGAGTTGCAGCACAGACAAGTCACCAGGCTCCAGCTCAGTGGGCTCACCTGCCTCCCAGCGCAAGGACATCGGCCGCTCCGAGTCGCTGCGCGTCGTCTCCCGTGCTCACCGCATCTTCCGCCCCTCTGACCTGATCCACGGCGAGGTGCTGGGCAAGGGCTGCTTTGGCCAGGCCATCAAG GTGACGCACAGGGAAACGGGCGAGGTGATGGTTATGAAGGAGCTGATCCGCTTTGACGAGGAGACGCAGAGGACCTTCCTCAAAGAG GTGAAGGTGATGCGCTGCCTGGAGCACCCCAACGTGCTGAAGTTCATCGGGGTGCTCTACAAGGAGAAGCGGCTCAACTTCATCACTGAGTACATCAAGGGGGGCACCTTGCGGGGCCTCATCAAGAGCATG GACAGCCACTACCCTTGGAGCCAGCGGGTCAGCTTCGCCAAGGACATCGCTGCTGGCATG GCTTACCTGCACTCCATGAACATCATCCACCGTGACCTCAACTCCCACAACTGCCTGGTGCGGGAG AACAAGAGCGTGGTGGTGGCTGACTTCGGGCTGGCGCGGCTGATGGTGGATGAGAAGAACCAACCCGAGCACCTCCAGAGCCTGAAGAAGCCGGACCGCAAGAAGCGCTACACGGTGGTGGGCAACCCCTACTGGATGGCCCCCGAGATGATCAATG GGAGAAGCTACGATGAGAAGGTGGACATCTTCTCCTTCGGCATCGTGCTGTGCGAG ATCATCGGCCGGGTCAGTGCTGACCCCGACTACCTGCCCCGCACCACCGACTTTGGCCTCAACGTCCGTGGCTTCCTGGAGCGCTACTGTCCCCCTACCTGCCCCCCCAGCTTCTTCCCCATCGCTGTCTGCTGCTGTGACCTGGACCCTGAGAAGCG GCCGTCCTTCAGCAAGCTGGAGCAGTGGCTGGAAACGCTGCGCATGCACCTGGACATCCGCCTCCCACTCAGctcacagctggagcagctcacCTGCGCCTTCTGGGAGACGCACCGGCGGGGCGAGGGGGGGCTGCCCCCCCACCCTGAGCTCCCCGACACAGCCCCCCACCTGCACCCCCTCTAA
- the CCDC183 gene encoding coiled-coil domain-containing protein 183: MQGHRADMSQQIQELRNIIALQEQGKKFSRQLSEEKLSQNRNLLSQLHGTVQEAIHALDIAQKHDQRIVSEACKEQKYLSGKTVQGARENLRSSIFDRVNACNALLHELRQRSQARDALRRRLQQLLDVTIDDKRHQEQVQTIRQLENNIEKMHMKIHAGQKVTALYQGLRDVLKRELDYLRLHLELLHTMARAYHGEVQDRELMALDALRASDITKKDMAKLETQFLAEEELRHRTLAAQKVPTDRPWLKEASKKHSRAQSRYDLGVDFPSLLLQDSALGFQTQATRSQIEHEAFVTAEVEKAKAAVQCSRVWDITGRLLAQQKSTAELEQHIRACKEKRRALKDMLQELELKHAELKFHQPPSTTSCRKLEAELRVHLQQEEARLEQARAQYLRNQELLLQFENGIDNLVIRLHGINVPDQDLSVEFKGVDEKLQYCRQKLQHLAQRVSSLPAHSYIPDEDNETFVKVRNLMEKTAAREPWNVKIPLEDIGSGVQAPSDFADEDQDLVLTREDIKKQGLHLIESRIRSSKKKY; the protein is encoded by the exons ATGCAGGGCCACAGGGcggacatgagccagcagatCCAGGAGCTGCGCAACATCATTGCCTTGCAAG AGCAAGGGAAGAAGTTTTCCAGGCAGTTGTCTGAGGAAAAGCTCAGCCAGAACAGAAATCTGCTTTCCCAGCTGCATGGGACAGTGCAGGAGGCCATCCATGCCCTGGACATTGCCCAGAAG CATGACCAGCGTATCGTCTCTGAGGcctgcaaagaacagaagtACTTGTCTGGCAAAACTGTGCAG GGGGCCCGAGAGAATCTCCGGAGCAGCATCTTTGACCGGGTGAACGCCTGCAATGCGCTGCTGCATGAGTTGAGGCAGCGGAGCCAGGCCCGGGACGCGCTGCGGCGgcggctgcagcagctgctagATGTCACCATCGATGACAAGCGGCACCAGGAGCAAGTGCAG ACGATTCGCCAACTGGAGAACAACATTGAGAAGATGCACATGAAAATCCACGCTGGGCAGAAGGTGACCGCGCTGTACCAGGGGCTGCGGGATGTCCTGAAGAGG GAGCTGGACTATCTGCGTCTGCATCTGGAGCTCCTGCACACGATGGCCAGGGCCTACCACGGGGAAGTGCAGGACAGGGAGCTGATGGCTTTGGATGCCCTCAGAGCCAGTGACATCACCAAG aaGGATATGGCCAAGCTGGAAACCCAGTTCTTGGCGGAGGAGGAGCTCAGACACCGCACCCTGGCTGCCCAGAAGGTGCCAACCGACCGGCCGTGGCTCAAGGAGGCAAGCAAAAAGCACTCGAGAGCG CAATCCCGGTACGACCTGGGTGTGGacttcccctccctgctgttACAGGACTCAGCGTTGG GCTTCCAGACGCAAGCCACAAGGTCGCAGATCGAGCACGAGGCCTTTGTGACGGCGGAGGTGGAGAAGGCCAAGGCTGCGGTGCAGTGCTCCCGCGTCTGG GACATCACGGgcaggctgctggcacagcagaagTCCAcggcagagctggagcagcacatCAGAGCCTGCAAGGAGAAGCGGCGGGCACTGAAGGacatgctgcaggagctggagctgaagcACGCGGAGCTGAAGTTCCACCAGCCTCCAAGCACTACCAG ctgcaggaagctggaGGCAGAACTGCGGGtgcacctgcagcaggaggaggccCGGCTGGAGCAGGCGCGAGCCCAGTACTTGAGgaaccaggagctgctgctccagtttGAGAACGGCATTGACAACCTCGTCATCCGTCTGCATGGCATCAACGTGCCTGATCAG GACCTCTCTGTCGAGTTCAAAGgggtggatgagaagctgcagtactgcaggcagaagctgcagcaccTGGCCCAGCGTGTGAGCTCCCTACCTGCCCACAGCTACATTCCTGATGAGGACAACGAG ACTTTTGTGAAGGTCAGGAATTTAATGGAGAAAACGGCTGCAAGAGAGCCATGGAACGTGAAGATTCCCTTGGAGGACATAGGCTCTGGGGTGCAAG CACCCTCCGATTTTGCTGATGAAGACCAAGACCTGGTTCTCACCCGGGAGGACATCAAGAAGCAGGGGCTGCACCTGATCGAAAGCAGGATTAGAAGCAGCAAGAAGAAGTACTGA
- the LOC110407590 gene encoding septin-4-like isoform X1 has product MAPNPLLPPDSVTLQRPSATIPQPGSKVPMSSRVPELPHGLQDRLGQGQPVPSGRLLVALHHPLGDRQLTVGSRLQPGAGQGQSGGPSVTFTLSGLSRAESPSRGCPLHGTQEATAILKEQMTQTEPCKVALSHRVDAGTQLLRAPCATCPIICTPSPPPPRSPITNPKAPRRALRLLGDKSISQWNQDPMEPGSLSLQPPPAQPGKEQNECLCVLHRMAKQLHRGAETEAALRHPAPSRPSPPTRDTGTQTGTVPVYPHPAPRSLAATCACCPQHSPAIPSSWNARINRALPKPGPSSAWWPLLHPEHPVTPRPVSPVMEPSTSKSGSLKADAITDVLTGRGGFSEDVAPCDRAPATALQQDNSSKSFVCGADGGDEVDTESVAAKLKTTFLDMTDKGHANILWTLKAEEIKRFLKEDSEEAELTQFLRDCPPADSPYKVEPTEGRRDPGHPLCGRAPSEEPADEHNTQSFSRPRPLDPQQLIMAPPPPSPSRPRSPWGQLDPYDSSEDDKEYVGFATLPNQVHRKSVKKGFDFTLMVAGESGLGKSTLVNSLFLTDMYRDRKLLNAEERITQTVEITKHVVDIEEKGVKLRLTIVDTPGFGDAVNNTECWKPVADYIDQQFEQYFRDESGLNRKNIQDNRVHCCIYFISPFGHGLRPLDVEFMRALHQRVNIVPVLAKADTLTPAEVERMKNKIREEIDHYGIRIYQFPECDSDEDEEFKLQDQALKESIPFAVIGSNTVVEAKGRRVRGRLYPWGIVEVENPSHCDFVKLRTMLVRTHMQDLKDVTRETHYENYRTQCIQSMTRMVVKERNRNKLTRESGTDFPIPVIPPVPDSETEKLIREKDEELRRMQEMLQKIQKQMKDSH; this is encoded by the exons atggCCCCGAACCCACTGCTGCCACCGGACAGTGTGACACTACAGAGGCCCTCAGCCACCATCCCCCAGCCCGGCAGCAAGGTCCCCATGTCATCCCGTGTCCCTGAGCTGCCCCACGGGCTGCAGGACAGGCTGGGCCAGGGGCAGCCGGTGCCATCAGGCCGCTTGCTGGTGGCCCTGCACCATCCCCTGGGTGACCGGCAGCTGACAGTGGGCAGTCGCCTGCAGCccggagcagggcaggggcagagcGGTGGCCCCTCGGTCACCTTCACACTAAGTGGCCTGTCCAGGGCAGAGTCACCAAGCAGAGGTTGCCCCCTGCACGGCACCCAGGAGGCCACAGCCATCCTTAAGGAGCAGATGACGCAGACGGAGCCCTGCAAGGTGGCTTTGTCCCACCGGGTTGATGCTGGGACCCAGCTGCTCCGAGCCCCCTGTGCCACCTGCCCCATCATCTGCACCCCCAGCCCGCCACCACCTCGCAGCCCCATCACCAACCCCAAAGCGCCCCGCAGAGCCCTGCGGCTCCTTGGGGACAAATCCATTTCCCAATGGAACCAGGACCCCATGGAGCCAGGCTCCttgtccctgcagccccctccaGCCCAGCCCGGCAAGGAGCAGAATGAGTGCCTGTGTGTGCTGCACCGCATGGCCAAGCAGCTGCACCGAGGGGCTGAGACAGAGGCGGCACTCCGGCACCCGGCACCTTCCCGGCCGTCACCTCCCACCAGGGACACAGGCACCCAGACCGGCACCGTGCCTGTGTACCCGCACCCCGCTCCCAGGTCCCTTGCAGCCACCTGTGCCTGttgtccccagcacagccctgctatCCCCTCATCTTGGAATGCCCGCATCAACAGGGCTCTGCCCAAGCCTGGTCCCAGCTCAGCTTGGTGGCCCCTGCTGCACCCGGAGCACCCTGTCACCCCGCGCCCCGTGTCCCCAGTGATGGAGCCAAGCACCTCCAAGAGCGGCTCTTTGAAGGCGGATGCCATCACAGATGTTCTGACGGGCAGAGGTGGCTTCAGCGAGGATGTGGCACCGTGTGACAGAGCTCCTGCCACCGCTCTGCAGCAGGACAACAGCTCCAAGAGCTTCGTCTGCGGCGCTGATGGTGGGGACGAGGTGGACACAGAGTCGGTGGCTGCCAAATTGAAGACCACTTTTTTGG ACATGACTGACAAGGGGCACGCCAACATCCTCTGGACCCTGAAAG CTGAGGAG ATCAAGCGCTTCCTGAAGGAGGACTCAGAAGAGGCTGAGCTCACCCAGTTCCTCAGGGACTGCCCTCCTGCTGACAGCCCCTACAAAGTGGAGCCCACGGAGGGCCGGCGGGACCCCGGCCACCCCCTCTGCGGGAGGGCCCCCAGCGAGGAGCCAGCCGATGAGCACAACACGCAGTCCTTCTCTCGCCCCCGGCCCCTGGACCCCCAGCAGCTCATCATGGCCCCCCCGCCGCCCAGCCCCTCACGGCCGCGCAGCCCCTGGGGGCAGCTGGACCCCTATGACTCCTCCGAG GATGACAAGGAGTACGTGGGCTTTGCCACGCTTCCCAACCAGGTCCATCGCAAGTCAGTGAAGAAGGGCTTTGACTTCACACTGATGGTGGCAG GGGAATCCGGGCTGGGCAAATCCACTCTCGTCAACAGCCTCTTCCTGACAGACATGTACAGGGACCGCAAGCTCCTCAATGCTGAAG agcGCATCACGCAGACGGTGGAGATCACCAAGCACGTGGTGGATATTGAGGAGAAGGGCGTTAAGCTGCGCCTGACCATCGTGGACACGCCAGGCTTCGGTGATGCTGTCAACAACACTGAGTG CTGGAAGCCGGTGGCTGACTACATCGACCAGCAGTTTGAGCAGTACTTCCGCGACGAGAGCGGCCTCAACCGCAAAAACATCCAGGACAACCGTGTACACTGCTGCATCTACTTCATCTCGCCCTTCGGCCACGG CCTCCGGCCCCTGGACGTGGAGTTCATGCGGGCACTGCACCAGCGCGTGAACATCGTGCCCGTGCTGGCCAAGGCCGACACCTTGACGCCTGCTGAGGTGGAGCGCATGAAGAACAAG ATCCGGGAGGAGATTGACCACTATGGGATCCGCATCTATCAGTTCCCCGAGTGCGACTCGGATGAGGATGAGGAGTTCAAGCTGCAGGACCAGGCGCTGAAG GAGAGCATCCCCTTTGCTGTCATCGGCAGCAATACAGTGGTGGAGGCCAAGGGACGGCGTGTCCGTGGACGGCTCTACCCCTGGGGCATCGTGGAAG TGGAGAATCCGTCTCACTGTGACTTTGTGAAGCTGCGCACCATGCTGGTGAGGACCCACATGCAGGACCTGAAGGACGTGACACGTGAGACACACTATGAGAACTACCGCACTCAGTGCATCCAGAGCATGACCCGCATGGTGGTGAAGGAGAGGAACCGCAA CAAGCTGACACGGGAGAGCGGGACGGATTTCCCCATCCCTGTCATCCCCCCGGTGCCGGACTCGGAAACGGAGAAGCTCATCCGGGAGAAGGATGAAGAG CTGCGACGGatgcaggagatgctgcagaagaTCCAGAAGCAAATGAAGGACTCCCACTaa